A stretch of Dermochelys coriacea isolate rDerCor1 chromosome 6, rDerCor1.pri.v4, whole genome shotgun sequence DNA encodes these proteins:
- the LOC119857193 gene encoding pepsin A-like, whose amino-acid sequence SLSLPLLIRVSLKKGKSLRQNLKEHGLLEDFLKKHPYNPASKYFPSLANKFASEPLANYMDIEYYGTISIGTPAQEFSVLFDTGSSNLWVPSVYCSSTACRNHNKFNPSHSSTYQATGQSLSIQYGTGSMTGVLGYDTVQVGDIVDTNQIFGLSETEPGFTFYYAPFDGILGLAFPSISSSGATPVFDNMMNEGLVSQDLFSVYLSSNGQTGSFVMFGGIDSSYYSGSLNWIPLSSDTYWQITMDSVTMNGETIACSGGCQAIIDTGTSLLAGPSSGISNINSNIGASDGTISCSAVSSLPNIIFTINGIEFPLPASAYITDESGYCNSGFESIDVGGLWILGDVFIRQYYVVFDRANNQVALASVA is encoded by the exons TCTCTCTCCCTACCCTTGTTGATTAGGGTCTCCTTGAAGAAGGGGAAATCCCTGAGACAGAACCTTAAGGAACATGGCTTGCTGGAGGATTTCCTGAAGAAACACCCTTACAACCCGGCCTCCAAGTATTTCCCCAGCCTGGCCAACAAGTTTGCCAGTGAGCCCCTAGCAAACTACATGGAC ATCGAGTATTATGGAACCATCTCCATCGGCACCCCAGCCCAGGAGTTCTCCGTCCTCTTCGACACCGGCTCTTCCAACCTGTGGGTGCCCTCCGTGTACTGCTCCAGCACAGCCTGCA GAAACCACAACAAATTCAACCCATCACACTCCTCCACCTACCAGGCCACCGGCCAGAGCCTCTCCATCCAGTATGGCACTGGCAGCATGACTGGCGTCCTGGGCTATGACACGGTCCAG GTTGGAGACATTGTGGACACGAACCAGATCTTTGGTCTGAGTGAAACCGAGCCCGGCTTCACCTTTTACTACGCCCCCTTTGATGGGATCCTGGGtctggccttccccagcatcTCCTCCTCTGGAGCCACCCCCGTCTTTGACAACATGATGAACGAGGGTTTGGTGTCTCAGGACCTCTTCTCCGTCTACCTGAGCTC cAATGGCCAGACTGGGAGCTTTGTGATGTTCGGTGGCATCGACTCATCTTACTACTCTGGGAGCCTCAACTGGATCCCTCTCTCCTCTGACACTTACTGGCAAATCACTATGGACAG CGTCACCATGAACGGAGAGACCATCGCTTGCTCTGGTGGCTGCCAGGCTATCATTGACACTGGCACTTCTCTGCTGGCTGGGCCCTCTTCTGGCATCTCCAACATCAACTCCAACATCGGCGCCAGCGATGGCACG ATCAGCTGCAGTGCCGTGAGCAGTCTGCCCAACATCATCTTCACCATCAACGGCATCGAGTTCCCTCTTCCCGCCAGTGCCTACATCACTGAT GAGTCAGGCTATTGTAACTCTGGCTTTGAAAGCATCGACGTCGGAGGGCTCTGGATCCTCGGAGACGTCTTCATCCGCCAGTATTACGTTGTCTTCGACAGGGCCAACAATCAGGTGGCCCTGGCCTCTGTGGCATGA